The following coding sequences are from one Rutidosis leptorrhynchoides isolate AG116_Rl617_1_P2 chromosome 11, CSIRO_AGI_Rlap_v1, whole genome shotgun sequence window:
- the LOC139877942 gene encoding uncharacterized protein: MESDSDYESEAIDYQLQDSELDSTQVYNSEETLDIQKDYPYPFSYPMVDQVNDDPMVDKVNDYPMVDQVNNYPMLDQVNDYPMVDQVNDYKLDMDTEHSACAGLASGPWPVSKKLPVRRQIKSENEMDESLTNGFPFDPPAHYAGNNSNSNPVGEPVTPVVQWDVSKTEDNMMFDIGDLETEFEPQTYFSFNELLASDDGVKTEIGDQNPY, from the coding sequence ATGGAATCGGATTCTGATTACGAATCTGAAGCCATTGATTATCAACTACAAGATTCGGAACTCGATTCCACCCAAGTTTATAACTCAGAGGAGACCTTAGATATTCAAAAAGATTATCCTTATCCTTTTTCTTATCCAATGGTTGACCAAGTCAACGATGATCCAATGGTTGACAAAGTCAATGATTATCCAATGGTTGACCAAGTCAACAATTATCCAATGCTTGACCAAGTCAATGATTACCCAATGGTTGACCAAGTCAACGACTACAAACTTGATATGGATACTGAACATAGTGCTTGTGCGGGTTTAGCTTCAGGACCCTGGCCCGTGTCTAAGAAGCTACCAGTTAGGAGGCAAATAAAATCCGAAAACGAAATGGACGAGTCTTTAACAAACGGTTTTCCTTTTGACCCGCCCGCACATTATGCGGGAAACAACTCGAACTCGAACCCTGTAGGTGAACCTGTGACTCCCGTCGTTCAATGGGATGTTTCGAAAACCGAAGATAATATGATGTTTGACATTGGTGATTTAGAAACCGAATTCGAACCGCAAACGTATTTCTCTTTCAACGAGTTGCTTGCATCCGATGATGGTGTCAAAACAGAAATCGGTGACCAGAACCCATATTGA
- the LOC139876811 gene encoding LOW QUALITY PROTEIN: BTB/POZ domain-containing protein At3g44820-like (The sequence of the model RefSeq protein was modified relative to this genomic sequence to represent the inferred CDS: deleted 1 base in 1 codon) codes for MAPAGKALAFYLEANDWFCNAGLPSDITVVVDKVNFHLHKFPLSSRCGKIEKLIQETQNTDEGTCTITLDNIPGGTHAFLIVAKFCYGVRVELTPRNIVNIYCVADYLEMYNTYGDDNLFATAEKYFHKYVLKNWKDCMVALQSCENFITQADRLQIISKCLNAISMMACTDPSLFGWPMMMYGRLQSPGGSILWNGINTGARIRSSESDWWFDDVSYLSVPLFERLIKVMESKGIRPEKLTGAIMYYSRKHLHGLGRWQGAQSTKSRSIASFSMKQATVDQRLLLESIVKLLPNKKSKSFCRFLLGLLRVALILGVNDNCQDSLEKKIGLQLDLATLDGLLIPTYSDSDTLYNTDCVERIISHFLGSDETVSTFSPVSIGSEVSQPVLPLRKVSKLVDNYMAEVASDVNLKPEKMQSLAEALPESARSLNDGLYRALDVYFQAHPWLQENEKEQLFYTIDCQKLSIDACAHASQNERLPLRVVLQVLFFEQMQLRKALANVVNDENALTGPMNIIPTGGQIVQRDGWVTIVRENNVMKVNMERLRSRVGELEQEFNTMREEMKRVTRTQSSLESNWFISRTFGKCKLVPESSNVHSDVVESTGPATPRGSTDLPRHSHHFKHR; via the exons ATGGCTCCTGCTGGGAAGGCTTTAGCATTCTACCTTGAAGCCAATGACTG GTTTTGTAATGCAGGTTTGCCAAGCGATATCACAGTCGTTGTAGATAAAGTAAACTTCCATCTTCACAAG TTTCCCTTATCATCAAGATGCGGGAAAATCGAAAAGTTAATACAAGAAACTCAAAATACCGATGAAGGAACTTGCACCATTACTCTAGACAACATTCCTGGTGGGACCCACGCATTTTTAATCGTTGCCAAATTCTGTTATGGTGTTCGGGTTGAACTTACACCGAGAAACATAGTTAATATATATTGTGTAGCAGATTATCTCGAAATGTATAATACGTATGGAGATGACAACTTATTCGCAACAGCCGAAAAATACTTCCATAAATATGTACTAAAAAACTGGAAAGATTGCATGGTTGCTCTTCAAAGTTGCGAGAACTTTATAACGCAAGCGGATCGTTTGCAGATAATAAGTAAATGTTTGAATGCTATATCGATGATGGCTTGTACGGATCCTAGTTTATTTGGTTGGCCAATGATGATGTACGGTCGATTACAGAGCCCGGGTGGTAGTATTTTGTGGAATGGTATAAATACGGGAGCGAGAATTCGAAGCTCCGAATCTGATTGGTGGTTTGATGACGTTTCCTATCTTAGTGTTCCGTTGTTTGAGAGGCTTATAAAAGTGATGGAGTCCAAGGGGATTCGACCCGAAAAGTTAACAG GAGCAATAATGTACTATTCTAGAAAGCATCTTCATGGGTTAGGCAGATGGCAAGGTGCACAAAGTACGAAATCAAGATCGATCGCAAGTTTTAGCATGAAACAGGCTACCGTTGACCAGAGACTTTTATTAGAAAGTATCGTAAAATTACTTCCGAACAAAAAGTCAAAATCTTTCTGTCGGTTTTTGTTGGGACTTTTACGGGTCGCTTTGATTTTGGGTGTTAACGATAATTGTCAAGATTCTCTTGAAAAAAAGATAGGATTGCAGTTGGATCTTGCAACACTTGATGGCTTATTGATTCCTACGTATTCGGATTCGGATACTTTATATAATACTGATTGTGTAGAAAGGATAATTAGTCATTTTTTGGGTTCGGATGAAACGGTTAGTACGTTTTCTCCTGTATCGATTGGTTCAGAAGTTTCGCAACCGGTTTTACCGTTAAGGAAAGTTTCGAAGCTTGTAGATAATTATATGGCCGAAGTTGCGTCTGATGTGAACTTGAAACCTGAAAAGATGCAATCACTTGCAGAGGCTCTTCCTGAATCAGCCAGATCTTTGAACGATGGGTTATATCGAGCATTGGATGTGTATTTTCAG GCCCACCCTTGGCTACAAGAGAATGAAAAAGAACAACTTTTCTACACCATCGACTGTCAAAAACTCTCGATCGATGCCTGTGCACATGCTTCTCAAAACGAACGCCTTCCATTAAGAGTTGTACTTCAAGTTTTGTTTTTCGAGCAAATGCAACTAAGAAAAGCACTAGCTAATGTGGTAAATGACGAAAACGCCCTTACGGGTCCAATGAATATCATCCCAACTGGCGGTCAAATTGTACAAAGAGACGGTTGGGTGACAATCGTGCGTGAAAATAATGTAATGAAAGTAAATATGGAAAGATTAAGGTCTCGAGTTGGTGAACTCGAACAAGAGTTTAATACAATGCGAGAAGAAATGAAAAGGGTAACAAGAACACAAAGTTCTCTTGAATCTAATTGGTTTATTTCTCGAACTTTCGGAAAATGTAAACTTGTTCCCGAATCATCA AATGTTCATAGTGACGTTGTGGAAAGCACGGGACCCGCTACCCCACGTGGCTCGACTGATCTTCCTCGACACTCGCATCATTTCAAGCATCGTTAA